Proteins from a genomic interval of Acidimicrobiia bacterium:
- a CDS encoding DUF3494 domain-containing protein — MLNSLHTHSRKINHKTKTFNFRFLTVTSVAIIIFTSIFFVSAASAAPPIGLGTANSFAVLAGSGITNSGSTTINGDIGTFPTPAITGYGSITHTGTNHADDNVTQGAKNDIVTAYNQAAGAASPTAVATELGGSTLTPGVYNNGTLGITGTLTLDTQGDPNAVFIFQASTTLITAANSNVVFLNGASSCNVYWQVGSSATLGTNSFLEGTVLSAFSISANTGARIHGRLLALDGAVTLLSNTINIEGCGTPTIIPTNGTTVPSSNNGGQPSGSTSGSTPGSGGDDGTLADTGFNNFLFFFAITTIGLGMFALGLTKINKIKKIKI; from the coding sequence ATGTTAAATTCATTACATACACATAGTCGAAAAATAAATCACAAAACTAAAACTTTTAATTTCAGATTTTTAACCGTAACTTCAGTTGCCATAATAATATTCACTTCGATATTTTTTGTTTCGGCCGCTTCTGCTGCACCGCCTATTGGGTTAGGAACGGCAAATAGTTTTGCTGTCCTTGCAGGTTCAGGAATTACGAATTCAGGTTCAACAACAATTAATGGCGACATAGGTACTTTCCCAACACCTGCAATTACTGGATATGGATCGATTACTCATACTGGAACTAACCATGCCGACGACAACGTTACTCAAGGTGCAAAAAATGATATTGTCACTGCATATAATCAAGCAGCCGGAGCAGCTTCGCCGACGGCTGTCGCCACAGAACTTGGCGGTTCAACTCTCACACCGGGGGTATACAACAATGGAACTTTGGGTATCACAGGAACACTTACCCTCGACACACAAGGTGATCCAAATGCTGTATTTATTTTTCAAGCGTCAACGACCCTAATTACAGCAGCAAATAGTAACGTTGTATTTCTTAATGGTGCAAGTTCATGTAACGTTTATTGGCAAGTTGGTTCTTCTGCAACTCTAGGTACGAACTCTTTTCTGGAAGGTACCGTACTTTCAGCATTTTCAATTTCTGCCAATACCGGAGCCCGAATTCACGGTCGTCTTCTTGCCCTTGATGGAGCAGTAACTCTATTAAGCAATACAATTAATATTGAGGGTTGCGGCACACCAACCATAATTCCAACAAATGGAACTACTGTGCCTTCATCAAATAATGGCGGACAACCATCAGGCTCTACATCGGGTTCAACGCCGGGCTCTGGAGGAGATGACGGGACGTTGGCAGACACCGGTTTTAATAATTTTCTATTTTTCTTCGCGATCACAACAATTGGCCTAGGAATGTTTGCTCTCGGGTTAACAAAAATTAATAAGATTAAAAAAATTAAAATTTAA
- a CDS encoding M23 family metallopeptidase gives MTFALATVSCSGDKNGEKKDGDQRGKPSSANNKQSSNNNVPEARATDIKIKTIGWNIEEYDPATNKAGDMVFTKESFASDLIFTPYGLADIRSNDPTKINPQPVFFLPVGTNVLALGDGYINKLEKLYSGDYTIWIGSENATGKEELMYPAYEHEHLINPTVKLGDKVKAGDVIGTVSDYDTQNHPGFGTIEIGKLNMDGTHTCVFVDLDKSVKDKINKDLTSIMAGWETYLGKPNIYAQESYKDPGCATYDATR, from the coding sequence TTGACTTTTGCTTTAGCTACTGTATCGTGTTCTGGAGATAAGAATGGTGAGAAAAAAGATGGTGATCAAAGAGGCAAGCCTTCGAGTGCTAATAATAAACAATCTTCAAACAATAATGTCCCTGAAGCGCGAGCAACTGATATTAAGATAAAGACAATAGGATGGAATATTGAAGAATACGATCCAGCTACTAACAAAGCTGGCGACATGGTGTTTACAAAAGAATCGTTCGCATCAGATTTGATTTTCACCCCATACGGGTTAGCCGATATCCGATCGAATGATCCAACAAAAATAAATCCACAACCTGTTTTCTTCCTTCCAGTGGGAACGAACGTTCTCGCATTAGGTGATGGTTATATAAATAAATTAGAAAAGCTTTATAGCGGCGATTACACCATTTGGATAGGATCAGAAAATGCTACCGGTAAAGAAGAGCTGATGTATCCAGCGTATGAACACGAACACCTTATTAACCCAACAGTAAAGCTTGGCGATAAAGTGAAAGCTGGGGACGTAATAGGAACTGTCAGCGATTACGATACTCAAAACCATCCTGGATTTGGAACGATAGAAATAGGAAAATTAAACATGGATGGTACACATACTTGTGTCTTTGTTGACCTAGACAAATCTGTTAAAGACAAAATTAATAAAGATCTCACATCTATAATGGCTGGCTGGGAAACTTATCTTGGCAAGCCTAATATTTATGCACAAGAAAGCTACAAAGATCCAGGCTGTGCGACTTATGACGCTACACGATAA
- a CDS encoding metal-sensitive transcriptional regulator: MVGYSEDKESLIKRLARIEGQVRGVSRMVEEDRYCIEILDQVSAIKKALEKTAMFLLRDHLDHCVVNAIKSDKKQGQDKLDEALLAIERLVK, translated from the coding sequence ATGGTTGGATATAGTGAAGATAAAGAGAGCCTGATCAAGCGACTTGCACGAATTGAAGGGCAGGTGCGAGGTGTTTCTCGTATGGTAGAGGAAGATCGATATTGTATAGAGATACTCGATCAAGTAAGTGCAATCAAAAAGGCATTAGAAAAAACTGCAATGTTTCTGCTTCGCGATCATCTTGACCATTGTGTAGTTAATGCAATTAAGAGCGATAAAAAACAAGGACAAGACAAACTTGACGAAGCACTACTAGCTATAGAACGATTAGTTAAATAA